The following proteins are co-located in the Gemmatimonadaceae bacterium genome:
- a CDS encoding M1 family metallopeptidase has protein sequence MPLGCVAAVVLASGLGAQQTRPRSALDVLHYAFAITLPDSGATFHGDAAITVARGAPADTLTLNLIGLGVDSVEVDGRRVQATRTADRILVPLPRGARDTLRVDVSYGGRPDDGLIIRQDSAGRWTYFGDNWPNRARHWLPTVDHPSDKATVSWTVSAPVSETVVANGTTSGTTPAPPLAPGGAARQVTRWNEIRPIATYLMVIAAAPLVETPLGNTACGYGSVARCVPQMVYTAPEQAAWMPGPFSAADSIVTFFSRLIAPFPFEKLAHLQSSTRFGGMENASEIFYADGEFRRHTMNDALISHETAHQWFGDAVTERDWPDLWLSEGFATYFSALWEGHAHGDSVFRATMSGIRRRVLNDARVATRPVIDTAETNLMALLDANSYQKGGFVLHMLRRTLGDSAFFRGLRRYFHAHEFGNVDSGDLQRALEHASGRRLGWFFDQWLRRPGYPELTVTWHYDAAAHAVDVDVAQGDRFGYYRVPLTLEFRSADGRAQRVTIQLPASADTRAAMPLRLASPPVSVVADPDGSLLARIDVR, from the coding sequence ATGCCGTTGGGATGTGTGGCCGCCGTCGTGCTGGCCTCCGGGCTCGGCGCCCAGCAGACGCGACCGCGCTCCGCGCTGGACGTGCTGCACTACGCGTTCGCGATCACCCTGCCCGACAGCGGGGCCACATTCCACGGCGACGCGGCGATCACCGTGGCGCGTGGTGCGCCGGCCGACACGTTGACGCTGAATCTGATCGGCCTGGGTGTGGACAGTGTCGAGGTGGACGGCCGTCGGGTGCAGGCAACACGCACCGCCGACCGGATCCTGGTGCCGCTGCCGCGCGGCGCGCGGGACACGCTGCGCGTGGACGTATCGTACGGGGGCCGGCCCGACGACGGCCTGATCATTCGCCAGGACAGCGCTGGGCGGTGGACGTATTTTGGCGACAACTGGCCCAATCGGGCGCGCCACTGGCTGCCGACAGTGGACCATCCGAGCGACAAGGCCACGGTGTCGTGGACGGTGAGCGCGCCGGTGAGCGAGACGGTGGTGGCCAACGGGACCACGTCGGGCACGACGCCGGCGCCGCCGCTCGCGCCCGGGGGCGCCGCGCGGCAGGTGACGCGATGGAACGAGATCCGGCCGATCGCCACGTACCTCATGGTCATCGCCGCGGCGCCGTTGGTGGAGACGCCGCTCGGCAACACGGCGTGCGGCTATGGGAGCGTGGCGCGCTGCGTGCCGCAGATGGTGTACACGGCGCCCGAGCAGGCGGCGTGGATGCCGGGGCCGTTCAGTGCCGCCGACAGCATCGTGACCTTCTTCTCGCGGCTCATCGCGCCGTTCCCGTTCGAGAAGCTCGCGCACCTGCAGTCGTCCACGCGGTTCGGCGGCATGGAGAACGCGAGCGAGATCTTCTACGCCGACGGCGAGTTCCGACGGCACACGATGAACGACGCGTTGATCTCGCACGAGACGGCGCACCAGTGGTTCGGCGACGCCGTGACCGAGCGCGACTGGCCGGATCTCTGGCTCTCGGAAGGGTTCGCCACGTACTTCTCGGCGCTGTGGGAGGGGCACGCGCACGGCGACAGCGTGTTCCGCGCGACGATGAGCGGCATCCGGCGCCGTGTGCTGAACGACGCGCGCGTGGCCACGCGGCCGGTGATCGACACGGCGGAAACGAACCTCATGGCGCTGCTCGACGCGAACAGCTACCAGAAGGGCGGGTTCGTGCTCCACATGCTGCGCCGCACACTGGGCGACAGCGCGTTCTTTCGCGGGTTGCGCCGCTACTTCCATGCGCACGAATTCGGCAACGTGGACTCGGGCGACCTGCAGCGGGCGCTGGAACACGCGTCGGGGCGTCGGCTGGGCTGGTTCTTTGACCAGTGGCTGCGCCGGCCGGGGTATCCGGAGCTGACGGTCACCTGGCACTACGACGCGGCGGCGCACGCCGTGGACGTGGATGTGGCGCAGGGCGACCGGTTCGGATACTACCGCGTGCCGCTCACGCTGGAATTCCGCAGCGCGGACGGCCGCGCACAGCGGGTCACCATCCAGCTGCCGGCATCGGCCGACACGCGGGCCGCGATGCCGCTGCGGCTCGCGTCGCCCCCCGTGAGCGTCGTGGCCGATCCCGACGGCTCGCTGTTGGCGCGCATCGACGTGCGCTGA
- a CDS encoding saccharopine dehydrogenase C-terminal domain-containing protein, giving the protein MKMLVLGAGLQGSACAYDLLQDPEVTEVRIADLHVDDLPAFLTKASGGKLKPTTLDVRNRAAVVAAMKGCDAVMSAIPYYFNFEMAECAVEAGVHFADLGGNTEIVSRQKTLDAEATRKKISVMPDCGLAPGMVNILAEHGIRQLDRVDAVKIFVGGLPQHPQAPLNYQIVYSLEGVLDYYTTLSWVLRNAKRTQVKALSEREAVQFAAPIGTLEAFHTAGGLSTMAFRYEGKIPTMEYKTLRYPGHAQIMEAIRDLGLLEQEPIDVKGVKVAPRDVAVAAMGPRLTMPESKDLVALRVIVSGTKGGKPKTMEWELVDRYDEAHGISAMERTTGYSLSITGLMQVRGQVTALGVRTPDEAMPAEPYIAELKKRGINIRTISS; this is encoded by the coding sequence ATGAAGATGCTCGTTCTCGGCGCCGGGCTTCAGGGCTCCGCCTGTGCCTATGATCTGTTGCAGGATCCCGAAGTGACCGAAGTCCGCATCGCCGACCTGCACGTGGACGACCTGCCCGCCTTCCTGACCAAGGCATCGGGCGGCAAGCTCAAGCCCACGACGCTGGACGTGCGCAATCGCGCGGCCGTGGTGGCCGCGATGAAGGGATGCGACGCGGTGATGAGCGCGATTCCGTACTACTTCAACTTCGAGATGGCCGAATGCGCGGTGGAGGCCGGCGTGCACTTCGCGGATCTCGGCGGCAACACCGAGATCGTGTCCCGACAGAAGACGCTCGACGCCGAGGCGACCCGCAAGAAGATCTCGGTGATGCCCGATTGCGGGCTGGCGCCGGGGATGGTGAACATCCTGGCCGAGCACGGCATCCGGCAGCTCGACCGCGTGGACGCGGTGAAGATCTTCGTCGGCGGGCTGCCGCAGCACCCGCAGGCGCCGCTCAACTACCAGATCGTCTATTCGTTGGAAGGGGTGCTGGATTACTACACCACCCTGTCGTGGGTGCTGCGGAACGCCAAGCGCACGCAGGTGAAGGCGCTCTCGGAGCGGGAGGCCGTGCAGTTCGCGGCGCCGATCGGGACGCTGGAGGCGTTCCACACGGCGGGCGGGCTGTCGACGATGGCGTTCCGGTACGAGGGCAAGATCCCGACCATGGAGTACAAGACCCTGCGGTATCCCGGGCATGCGCAGATCATGGAAGCGATTCGCGATCTCGGGCTGCTGGAGCAGGAGCCGATCGACGTGAAGGGGGTGAAGGTGGCGCCGCGCGACGTGGCGGTGGCGGCGATGGGCCCGCGCCTCACGATGCCGGAGAGCAAGGACCTCGTGGCGCTGCGCGTGATCGTGTCGGGAACCAAGGGTGGGAAGCCGAAGACGATGGAATGGGAGTTGGTGGATCGCTACGACGAGGCGCACGGGATCAGCGCCATGGAGCGCACCACGGGCTACTCGCTGTCAATCACGGGCCTGATGCAGGTTCGGGGACAGGTCACGGCGCTGGGGGTGCGTACGCCGGACGAGGCGATGCCGGCCGAGCCCTATATTGCCGAGTTGAAGAAGCGCGGGATCAATATCCGGACGATCTCGTCCTGA
- the ctaD gene encoding cytochrome c oxidase subunit I translates to MATTAAAPPYVSTHEPSNTGIWSWLTTVDHKRIGALYLVTALTFFMIGGFEAEIIRAQLMHPNGTLVSADTYNQLFTMHGTTMIFLAVMPLSAAFFNFLIPLQIGARDVAFPRLNAFSYWVYLFGGLFINASWLIGAAPNGGWFGYAPLTTMQFNPGLNIDFWVIGLQILGVSSLAAAFNFITTIINMRAPGMQLMRMPMFTWMAFITQFLLILAFPVITVALIFLQFDRFFGTQFYELAAGADPLLWQHLFWIFGHPEVYILILPAFGLVSEVLPTFSGKPLFGYPVMVYSGMLIAFLGFGVWAHHMFAVGLGPIADSVFGVTTLLIGIPTGVKIFNWIFTMWGGNVRFTVAAKFAIGLLALFTIGGISGVMHASPPADLQQTDSYFVVAHFHYVLFGGSMMGIFAGIYYYYPKITGRLLSEKLGNWHFWLTFVGMNLTFFPMHFSGLAGMPRRIYRYDAGQGFDMYNLISSYGAYLLGFATLIFIWNALRSRKHGAVAGHNPWNAPSLEWSIPSPPPDYNFATIPTVTSRYPLWDHKGDVHEFHEGEPIKTARELGIPMPFPTIKPFFVALFMTLMFTGLLFIHKHNMPLAYTFIFGGAAAMVTSLYSWLLSPLE, encoded by the coding sequence ATGGCAACCACTGCTGCCGCCCCGCCCTATGTTTCGACGCACGAGCCGTCCAACACGGGGATCTGGAGCTGGCTCACCACCGTTGACCACAAGCGCATCGGGGCTCTCTACCTCGTCACTGCGCTCACCTTCTTCATGATCGGCGGATTCGAAGCCGAGATCATCCGTGCCCAGTTGATGCACCCCAACGGGACGCTCGTCTCGGCGGACACGTACAACCAGCTGTTCACGATGCACGGCACGACGATGATCTTCCTCGCCGTCATGCCGCTGTCGGCCGCCTTCTTCAACTTCCTGATCCCGCTCCAGATCGGGGCCCGCGACGTCGCGTTCCCGCGGCTCAATGCGTTCAGCTACTGGGTCTATCTGTTCGGCGGGCTGTTCATCAACGCGTCGTGGCTCATCGGCGCCGCGCCCAACGGCGGGTGGTTCGGCTACGCGCCGCTCACCACCATGCAGTTCAACCCGGGCCTCAACATCGACTTCTGGGTGATCGGCCTCCAGATCCTCGGCGTCTCGTCGCTGGCCGCGGCGTTCAACTTCATCACCACGATCATCAACATGCGCGCCCCCGGCATGCAGCTCATGCGCATGCCGATGTTCACCTGGATGGCGTTCATCACGCAGTTCCTGCTCATCCTCGCGTTCCCGGTGATCACCGTCGCGCTGATCTTCCTCCAGTTCGACCGGTTCTTCGGCACCCAGTTCTACGAACTGGCCGCCGGCGCCGATCCGCTGCTCTGGCAGCACCTGTTCTGGATCTTCGGCCACCCCGAGGTCTACATCCTCATCCTGCCGGCCTTCGGCCTCGTGTCCGAAGTGCTCCCCACCTTCTCCGGCAAGCCGCTGTTCGGCTATCCGGTGATGGTGTACTCCGGCATGCTGATCGCCTTCCTCGGCTTCGGCGTGTGGGCCCACCACATGTTCGCCGTGGGATTGGGCCCGATCGCCGATTCGGTGTTCGGCGTGACCACGCTGCTCATCGGCATCCCCACCGGCGTGAAGATCTTCAACTGGATCTTCACCATGTGGGGCGGCAACGTGCGGTTCACGGTGGCGGCCAAGTTCGCCATCGGGCTCCTCGCGCTGTTCACGATCGGCGGCATCTCGGGCGTCATGCACGCCTCGCCGCCGGCCGACCTCCAGCAGACCGACAGCTACTTCGTGGTCGCCCACTTCCATTACGTGCTGTTCGGCGGCTCGATGATGGGCATCTTCGCCGGCATCTACTACTACTATCCCAAGATCACCGGCCGCCTGTTGAGCGAGAAGCTGGGCAACTGGCACTTCTGGCTCACCTTCGTGGGCATGAACCTGACGTTCTTCCCGATGCACTTCTCGGGACTCGCCGGCATGCCGCGCCGCATCTACCGCTACGATGCCGGCCAGGGCTTCGACATGTACAACCTCATCTCGTCGTACGGCGCGTACCTGCTCGGCTTCGCCACGCTGATCTTCATCTGGAACGCGCTGCGCAGCCGCAAGCACGGCGCCGTGGCCGGTCACAATCCGTGGAACGCGCCGTCGCTCGAATGGTCCATCCCGTCGCCGCCGCCCGACTACAACTTCGCCACGATCCCCACCGTGACCTCGCGTTACCCGCTCTGGGACCACAAGGGCGACGTGCACGAATTCCACGAAGGCGAGCCGATCAAGACGGCCCGGGAACTCGGCATTCCGATGCCGTTCCCCACCATCAAGCCGTTCTTCGTCGCCCTGTTCATGACGCTCATGTTCACCGGCCTGCTGTTCATCCACAAGCACAACATGCCGCTGGCGTACACGTTCATCTTCGGCGGTGCCGCCGCCATGGTCACGTCGCTGTACAGCTGGTTGCTCAGTCCCCTGGAGTAG
- a CDS encoding CoA-binding protein: MPDTSTDWRAHLVEDDDGIRRIIEQTHRIAVLGIKTPESDQSAYHVPEYLQKSGFEIVPVPVYYPDVTEILGQRVYRTLAAIPGPVDLVDVFRRPKDIPAHLDDIIAKRPKAVWFQQGIRNDDAAERLAREGIDVVQDHCLMIEVRRIGR, translated from the coding sequence ATGCCAGACACTTCCACCGACTGGCGCGCCCATCTCGTCGAGGATGACGACGGCATCCGCCGCATCATCGAGCAGACGCACCGCATCGCCGTCCTCGGCATCAAGACGCCGGAGTCGGATCAATCGGCGTACCACGTGCCCGAGTACCTGCAGAAGTCAGGGTTCGAGATCGTGCCCGTCCCGGTGTACTATCCCGACGTCACCGAGATTCTCGGCCAGCGCGTGTATCGCACGCTCGCGGCCATTCCGGGTCCGGTCGATCTCGTGGACGTGTTCCGCCGTCCCAAGGACATTCCGGCGCACCTGGACGACATCATCGCCAAGCGGCCGAAGGCCGTGTGGTTCCAGCAGGGCATTCGCAACGACGATGCCGCCGAGCGCCTGGCCCGCGAGGGCATCGACGTCGTGCAGGACCACTGCCTGATGATCGAAGTACGGCGCATCGGACGCTGA
- a CDS encoding DUF5009 domain-containing protein gives MTRPRPKHAPIASQAPRERLLSLDVFRGLTIAGMLLVNTPGTWSAIYPPLEHAAWNGWTPTDLIFPFFLFIVGITTEISLAARRARGDDESAVVRQILRRGGLIFLFGFLLNGVPFFTWTAIPGVPDPTFLQRVVDRLYDWRLLGVLQRIGLAYIAAGLISRRASAKQIVGAVAGILFAYWFVLTCLPVPGTHGTIGALLLDRPDATMAAWWDRYLLDWTRFGLGNHTWPGSVTWDPEGFFSTIPAVASCLLGNLAGRWIAQRERPLLDRVSALFAVGALGMMAGLMWNWALPINKNLWTSSYVLFTAGMACVALATIMWIVDVRGVTWWTRPWVTYGLNPMAAYVGSFFMARMTYSVLSVSYGGRSMPLQEAVFRALFLSWASPVNASLAFAVAFVLLWYGILVLLERRHIILKV, from the coding sequence TTGACCCGCCCACGGCCGAAACACGCTCCGATCGCCAGCCAGGCGCCGCGTGAACGCCTGCTCTCGCTCGACGTGTTCCGCGGTCTCACCATCGCCGGCATGCTCCTCGTCAACACGCCGGGCACGTGGAGCGCCATCTACCCGCCGCTCGAACACGCGGCCTGGAACGGCTGGACCCCCACCGATCTCATCTTCCCGTTCTTCCTCTTCATCGTCGGGATCACCACCGAGATCTCACTCGCCGCCCGCCGCGCGCGCGGCGACGACGAATCGGCCGTCGTCCGCCAGATCCTACGCCGCGGCGGGCTGATCTTCCTGTTCGGATTCCTCCTCAACGGCGTGCCCTTCTTCACCTGGACCGCCATCCCGGGAGTGCCCGACCCCACGTTCCTGCAGCGCGTGGTCGACCGCCTGTACGATTGGCGCCTCCTCGGCGTGCTCCAGCGCATCGGACTGGCCTACATCGCGGCCGGCCTCATCTCGCGCCGCGCGTCGGCCAAGCAGATCGTCGGTGCCGTTGCCGGCATCCTCTTCGCCTACTGGTTCGTCCTCACCTGCCTCCCCGTGCCCGGCACCCATGGCACGATCGGCGCCCTGCTGCTCGATCGCCCCGACGCCACGATGGCCGCGTGGTGGGACCGCTATCTCCTCGATTGGACCCGTTTCGGCCTCGGCAATCATACCTGGCCCGGCAGCGTCACCTGGGACCCGGAGGGCTTCTTCTCCACCATCCCCGCCGTGGCGTCGTGCCTGCTCGGCAACCTCGCCGGCCGGTGGATCGCGCAGAGGGAGCGCCCACTCCTCGATCGCGTGAGCGCGCTGTTCGCCGTGGGAGCGCTCGGTATGATGGCGGGCCTCATGTGGAACTGGGCCCTGCCCATCAACAAGAATCTGTGGACCAGCTCCTACGTGCTGTTCACGGCCGGCATGGCCTGCGTTGCCCTGGCCACGATCATGTGGATCGTGGATGTACGCGGCGTCACCTGGTGGACCAGACCCTGGGTCACATACGGCCTCAACCCGATGGCCGCGTACGTGGGCTCGTTCTTCATGGCCCGCATGACGTATTCCGTCCTCTCCGTGTCGTACGGCGGCCGTTCCATGCCGCTGCAGGAAGCGGTCTTTCGCGCCCTGTTCCTGTCGTGGGCTTCGCCGGTCAACGCATCCCTCGCCTTTGCCGTCGCTTTTGTGTTACTCTGGTACGGAATCCTTGTCCTACTAGAGAGGCGGCATATCATCCTGAAGGTGTGA
- a CDS encoding cytochrome c oxidase subunit 3, translated as MANPAAAVEHHGHTPTTTGLDHRKVAIWAFIGSECMLFASLISTYLIYKGRSVVGPFPHEVCSPPVCDTVMKPILNIPVTSASTFVLLMSSLAMVLALAAVENADQPKHTLGERILGSSKLWLFMTALLGTTFLGFQAFEFTSFVHEGLTIRTNLFGSSFFTLTGFHGAHVTAGVLWLLTLLAIDFKRGLKPKDALIVDIAALYWHFVDVVWIAIFTLVYLIH; from the coding sequence ATGGCCAATCCTGCAGCAGCCGTCGAGCACCACGGGCATACGCCGACCACCACCGGCCTCGATCACCGCAAGGTGGCGATCTGGGCCTTCATCGGGTCGGAGTGCATGCTCTTCGCGTCGCTCATCTCCACCTACCTGATCTACAAGGGACGCAGCGTGGTCGGGCCGTTCCCGCACGAGGTCTGCAGCCCGCCGGTGTGCGATACGGTGATGAAGCCGATCCTCAACATCCCGGTGACTTCGGCGTCGACGTTCGTCCTCCTCATGTCCTCGCTCGCCATGGTGCTCGCCCTGGCCGCGGTCGAGAACGCCGACCAGCCCAAGCACACGCTCGGCGAACGGATCCTGGGCAGCTCCAAGCTGTGGCTGTTCATGACGGCCCTGCTCGGCACCACCTTCCTCGGGTTCCAGGCGTTCGAGTTCACGTCGTTCGTGCACGAAGGGCTCACCATCCGCACCAACCTGTTCGGATCGTCGTTCTTCACGCTCACCGGCTTCCACGGCGCCCACGTCACCGCCGGCGTGCTCTGGCTGCTCACCCTGCTCGCCATCGACTTCAAGCGCGGCCTCAAGCCCAAGGACGCCCTGATCGTGGACATCGCCGCGCTCTACTGGCACTTCGTGGACGTGGTCTGGATCGCGATCTTCACGCTCGTGTACCTCATTCACTGA
- a CDS encoding serine/threonine-protein kinase, producing the protein MKRCPSCRTDYPDDAQFCTKDGTRLIAKPDAAVADTRATATPSRPPGESAASGAGLIGRVLDGRYRVERKVGEGGMSFVYLASDATSQQRCAIKVLSAALSQDTNAMARLKREASLGMRLAHPNVCHIMRMGETEDGLVYVVMPFVEGEILSDRNNRLGHIPVDDTVRLVKDMAAGLQVAHELKIVHRDLKPENIMVCKRPDGTDYAVVMDFGLAKERRAGAELQKLTATGIILGTPEFMSPEQLRGKPLDARTDIYSLALLTYEMLTGRLPFQGRTQQEMMIARLRSEPIALRKMRPDLNLPEAVEQVLLKAMARNPDDRYQTALAFAEALGAAGGGDAGAADNGLMGRLFGR; encoded by the coding sequence ATGAAGCGTTGCCCCAGCTGCCGGACCGACTATCCGGATGACGCCCAATTCTGCACCAAGGACGGCACGCGGCTGATCGCCAAGCCGGACGCCGCCGTGGCCGACACGCGGGCCACGGCCACGCCGTCGCGCCCGCCCGGCGAGTCCGCGGCCAGCGGCGCCGGGCTCATCGGCCGCGTGCTCGACGGCCGGTACCGGGTGGAGCGCAAGGTGGGCGAGGGCGGCATGTCGTTCGTGTATCTGGCCTCCGACGCCACATCGCAGCAACGGTGCGCGATCAAGGTGCTCTCGGCGGCGCTGTCGCAGGACACCAACGCCATGGCGCGCCTCAAGCGGGAAGCCAGCCTGGGCATGCGCCTGGCGCATCCGAACGTCTGCCACATCATGCGGATGGGCGAGACGGAGGACGGCCTGGTGTACGTGGTGATGCCGTTTGTCGAGGGAGAGATCCTGTCCGACCGCAACAACCGGTTGGGTCACATCCCGGTGGACGACACAGTGCGGCTGGTGAAGGACATGGCGGCCGGGCTACAGGTGGCGCACGAGTTGAAGATCGTGCATCGCGATCTCAAGCCCGAGAACATCATGGTGTGCAAGCGGCCGGACGGCACCGACTACGCCGTGGTGATGGACTTCGGACTGGCCAAGGAGCGCCGCGCCGGCGCGGAGCTGCAGAAGCTCACCGCCACCGGGATCATCCTCGGCACGCCGGAGTTCATGAGCCCCGAGCAGTTGCGCGGCAAGCCGCTCGATGCGCGCACCGACATCTATTCGCTGGCGCTGCTCACCTACGAGATGCTCACCGGCCGGCTGCCCTTCCAGGGCCGCACGCAGCAGGAGATGATGATCGCCCGGCTGCGCAGTGAGCCGATCGCGCTGCGCAAGATGCGTCCCGATCTGAACCTTCCCGAAGCGGTGGAGCAGGTGTTGCTCAAGGCGATGGCGCGCAACCCGGACGACCGGTATCAGACGGCGTTGGCATTCGCCGAGGCGCTGGGCGCCGCGGGCGGAGGCGACGCGGGCGCCGCGGACAACGGCCTGATGGGGAGACTATTCGGACGATGA
- the dacB gene encoding D-alanyl-D-alanine carboxypeptidase/D-alanyl-D-alanine-endopeptidase: MKLAITLISIFTGAAVALAAHGPAAPSPSAPPAAPPPIRAEAPAVTPAHLGVPFTVPGRATTRRIPGRSRPIAPRGVPALDADLADLLTSKVRTGRWGAIVVSLTRGDTLFQRGADALMQPASTLKLFTTGLAFDRFGPSYQIGTDVLRDTAMQPDGTLPGSLYLRGGGDPSLSTRFLGATGSPMDNLARAIAATGLKRVKGDIVADASAFVDQPIPDGWKRRYLAAAYAAPVSALSLNENVVWVAVSPGPRRATIALEPATTAYAIANHVTLRPGSRGGAISVRRLTDTTLDVRGWIGTRASTERYSIVANDPPRFAAGALRASLAALGITVDGELREGVTPASATPVASIESPPLAEIISQMNRESINHVAELLFRDASRVSAPDHIGSVEAGEAALRQFLWTKVGVPGTDVRVADGSGLSVRDSVTPRAMVHLLAYANRAPWSSAFHSSLPVAGESELLKARMRRTPAQGNLHAKTGTTNTVASLAGYVTAEDGEILAFALIYNGGDRWNARAAMDKMGAALAAFSRN; this comes from the coding sequence ATGAAGCTTGCCATCACCCTGATATCGATCTTCACCGGCGCGGCGGTCGCCCTCGCGGCCCACGGTCCGGCCGCTCCGTCGCCGAGCGCGCCACCCGCCGCCCCGCCGCCGATCCGCGCCGAGGCGCCCGCCGTCACGCCCGCGCACCTCGGCGTTCCATTCACCGTTCCCGGCCGCGCCACCACGCGGCGGATTCCCGGGCGGTCGCGCCCGATCGCGCCCCGCGGCGTGCCGGCGCTCGATGCCGATCTCGCCGATCTGCTCACCAGCAAGGTGCGCACCGGGCGATGGGGCGCCATCGTCGTCTCGCTCACCCGCGGCGACACGCTGTTCCAGCGCGGCGCCGATGCCCTCATGCAGCCCGCATCGACGCTCAAACTGTTCACCACCGGACTCGCGTTCGATCGGTTCGGCCCCAGCTACCAGATCGGCACCGACGTTCTGCGCGACACCGCGATGCAGCCGGACGGCACGCTCCCGGGCAGCCTCTATCTGCGCGGCGGCGGCGATCCGTCGCTCTCCACGCGGTTCCTCGGCGCCACCGGTTCGCCGATGGACAACCTGGCCCGCGCCATCGCCGCCACCGGCCTCAAACGCGTCAAGGGCGACATCGTGGCCGACGCCAGCGCGTTCGTCGATCAGCCCATCCCCGATGGCTGGAAGCGGCGCTACCTCGCCGCGGCATACGCCGCGCCCGTGTCGGCGCTGTCGCTCAACGAGAACGTCGTGTGGGTCGCCGTCTCACCCGGGCCGCGCCGCGCCACGATCGCGCTCGAGCCCGCCACCACGGCCTACGCCATCGCCAATCACGTCACGCTGCGTCCCGGCAGTCGCGGAGGCGCCATCTCGGTGCGCCGCCTCACCGACACCACGCTGGACGTGCGCGGATGGATCGGCACCCGGGCGTCCACCGAGCGGTACTCGATCGTGGCCAACGATCCGCCGCGGTTCGCTGCCGGCGCGCTCCGTGCCTCGCTCGCCGCGCTCGGCATCACCGTGGACGGCGAACTGCGCGAGGGCGTCACGCCGGCCTCGGCCACGCCGGTGGCGTCCATCGAGTCCCCACCGCTCGCCGAGATCATCTCGCAGATGAACCGCGAGAGCATCAACCACGTCGCCGAGCTGCTGTTCCGCGATGCGTCGCGCGTCTCGGCGCCCGATCACATCGGCTCGGTGGAAGCCGGAGAGGCGGCGCTCCGCCAGTTTCTGTGGACCAAGGTCGGCGTGCCCGGCACCGACGTGCGGGTGGCCGACGGCAGCGGGCTCTCGGTGCGCGACTCGGTCACGCCCCGCGCCATGGTCCACCTCCTCGCCTACGCCAACCGCGCCCCCTGGTCCTCGGCCTTCCACTCGTCGCTCCCCGTAGCCGGCGAGTCGGAATTGCTCAAGGCCCGCATGCGGCGCACGCCGGCGCAGGGCAACCTGCACGCCAAGACCGGCACCACCAATACGGTGGCCTCGCTGGCCGGCTACGTCACCGCCGAGGACGGCGAGATCCTCGCCTTCGCGCTCATCTACAACGGCGGCGATCGCTGGAACGCCCGCGCCGCCATGGACAAGATGGGCGCCGCGCTCGCGGCCTTCTCCAGAAACTGA
- a CDS encoding cytochrome C oxidase subunit IV family protein: MAHEPTAATHVAHSDHAAMGEVKEHPTWSVYWKVAVILTLITVGEVWIYYIPSFVASHLFVPTLLILSAIKFAIVVMFYMHLRYDHRLFRALFTGPLIIAMITIVALLFLFGHLAIHLA, translated from the coding sequence ATGGCTCACGAACCCACGGCCGCCACCCACGTCGCCCACTCCGACCATGCCGCGATGGGCGAGGTCAAGGAGCACCCGACCTGGTCCGTCTACTGGAAGGTCGCCGTCATCCTCACGCTCATCACGGTGGGCGAAGTCTGGATCTACTACATCCCCAGCTTCGTCGCGTCCCACCTGTTCGTGCCCACCCTGCTCATCCTCTCGGCGATCAAGTTCGCGATCGTCGTCATGTTCTACATGCATCTGCGCTACGACCACCGGCTGTTCCGCGCCCTGTTCACGGGCCCGCTGATCATCGCCATGATCACGATCGTGGCGCTCCTGTTCCTGTTCGGACACCTCGCCATCCACCTGGCATGA